A single genomic interval of Lathyrus oleraceus cultivar Zhongwan6 chromosome 7, CAAS_Psat_ZW6_1.0, whole genome shotgun sequence harbors:
- the LOC127104175 gene encoding extensin-like, translated as MFNEPISPPSSTPASPPYYTISSDSEPSDSEPSDPQSPTLAQLQAHALSTHHKSEPEANISSPSKQPPTPPSEPPIETPSENPIIHKSEPPAETTPTPPAPTSPIPEPEPNFPTLEEPITLFVESLVEKIRSLSENSGISDDPSAVRLVREVEEKARLEEEQRAREAAEKAVAAAEEAAHIVAEEAAKASNDALTQGEQSHSDFAPFVLKTLE; from the exons ATGTTCAATGAACCAATATCACCTCCCTCTTCAACACCTGCATCCCCACCTTACTACACCATCTCCTCTGACTCAGAGCCCTCTGACTCAGAGCCCTCTGACCCCCAATCTCCCACTTTGGCTCAACTTCAGGCTCATGCCCTTTCCACACACCACAAATCTGAACCAGAAGCCAACATTTCATCACCATCTAAACAACCACCAACACCTCCATCTGAACCTCCCATCGAAACACCCTCTGAAAACCCTATCATCCATAAATCTGAACCTCCCGCTGAAACCACCCCCACACCACCAGCACCTACATCTCCTATCCCTGAACCAGAACCTAACTTCCCCACCCTAGAAGAACCAATAACCTTATTTGTTGAGTCTTTAGTGGAGAAGATCAGATCATTATCTGAGAACTCTGGTATCAGTGACGATCCCTCTGCA GTACGTCTGGTTAGAGAGGTAGAAGAGAAGGCCCGTCTGGAAGAAGAGCAAAGGGCtagagaagctgcagagaaggcTGTTGCTGCTGCTGAAGAAGCAGCCCACATAGTTGCAGAAGAAGCTGCAAAGGCTAGTAATGATGCtctaactcagggggagcaaTCTCATTCTGATTTTGCTCCTTTTGTCCTGAAGACTCTGGAATAG